A genome region from Oenanthe melanoleuca isolate GR-GAL-2019-014 chromosome 2, OMel1.0, whole genome shotgun sequence includes the following:
- the HEY1 gene encoding hairy/enhancer-of-split related with YRPW motif protein 1, which produces MGETGAGRGAGRAPGALLPRPAARRLPDGRPRPAAPGPAAGAMKRAHPEYSSSDSEELDEAVEVEKESADENGNLSSAAGSMSPSTTSQILARKRRRGIIEKRRRDRINNSLSELRRLVPSAFEKQGSAKLEKAEILQMTVDHLKMLHTAGGKGYFDAHALAMDYRSLGFRECLAEVARYLSIIEGLDASDPLRVRLVSHLNNYASQREAASSAHTGIGHIPWGSAFGHHPHIPHPLLLAQSGHGNTSSTASSTEPHHQSRIAAPHAETSSLRVPPNGSVGPVLPVVTSTTKLSPPLLSSMASLSAFPFSFGSFHLLSPNVLSPSTPTQPAALSKPYRPWGTEIGAF; this is translated from the exons ATGGGAGAGACGGGCGCCGGGCGAGGCGCGGGACGCGCTCCGGGCGCGCTGCTgccgcgccccgccgcccgccgcctccccgacggccgcccgcgccccgccgcccccggccccgccgccggtGCCATGAAGCGGGCGCACCCCGAGTACAGCTCGTCGGACAGCGAGGAGCTGGACGAGGCCGTCGAGGTGGAGAAGGAGAGCGCGGACGAGAATGG GAACCTCAGCTCGGCCGCGGGCTCCATGTCTCCGTCCACCACGTCGCAGATCTTGGCCAGGAAGAGGCGCCGAGGG ATCATCGAGAAGCGCCGCCGCGACCGCATCAACAACAGCCTGTCCGAGCTCAGGAGGCTGGTGCCCAGCGCCTTTGAGAAGCAG gGATCGGCCAagctggaaaaagcagagattcTGCAGATGACAGTCGATCACCTGAAAATGCTGCATACGGCGGGAGGGAAAG GTTATTTTGATGCCCATGCTTTGGCTATGGACTATCGCAGCCTAGGGTTTCGAGAGTGCCTGGCTGAAGTTGCTCGGTACCTGAGTATCATCGAGGGTCTGGATGCCTCTGACCCTCTGCGGGTTCGGCTCGTGTCTCATCTCAACAATTACGCCTCCCAGCGGGAAGCAGCGAGCAGTGCACACACGGGCATTGGACACATTCCTTGGGGCAGTGCCTTCGGACATCACCCTCACATACCTCACCCCTTGCTGCTGGCTCAAAGTGGGCATGGTAATACCAGTAGTACAGCCTCTTCCACAGAACCACATCACCAGAGCAGAATTGCTGCCCCACACGCCGAGACTTCCTCCCTCAGAGTGCCCCCAAACGGCAGCGTCGGACCGGTGCTCCCTGTGGTCACATCTACCACCAAActgtctcctcctctcctctcctccatgGCATCTTTGTCTGCGTTCCCCTTCTCGTTTGGCTCCTTTCATCTGCTGTCCCCCAACGTGCTGAGCCCATCGACACCAACGCAGCCAGCAGCGCTCAGCAAACCCTACAGACCCTGGGGGACTGAGATTGGCGCCTTCTAA